From a single Caldalkalibacillus uzonensis genomic region:
- the gatB gene encoding Asp-tRNA(Asn)/Glu-tRNA(Gln) amidotransferase subunit GatB: protein MKFETVIGLEVHAELSTETKIFCGCRTTFGAPPNTHTCPICLGHPGVLPVLNQKALEYAIKAALALNCEIATETKFDRKNYFYPDLPKAYQISQYDQPIGQNGWLEIEVNGHKKRIGIKRLHLEEDAGKLTHVSGENYSLVDYNRVGTPLIEIVSEPDIRSPEEGYAYLEKLKAILQYTEVSDCKMEQGSLRCDANISIRPVGQKEFGIRTELKNMNTFRGVQKALEYEARRQEEVIRAGGQVEQETRRWNEATGETVKMRGKEEAHDYRYFPEPDLVKVEITQELLDEVKATIPELPDARKARYMEQYGLSDYDAGVLTAQKSLADFFEKATKYCEDPKLVANWMMGDVLGYLNAQHKELDETALKPEQLGKMIALIEKGTISSKIAKQVFAELVEKGGDPETIVKEKGLVQISDEGELAKIVNAVIDNNPQSVTDFKNGKDRAIGFLVGQVMKETKGKANPQLVNKLLREEIAKR from the coding sequence ATGAAGTTTGAAACCGTCATTGGCTTGGAAGTGCATGCCGAATTATCCACTGAAACCAAAATTTTTTGCGGCTGCCGCACCACATTTGGCGCACCCCCGAACACGCACACATGTCCCATCTGTTTAGGACATCCAGGGGTATTGCCTGTCTTAAACCAGAAAGCATTGGAGTATGCCATCAAAGCGGCTTTGGCCCTCAACTGTGAAATTGCCACTGAAACCAAGTTTGACCGCAAGAACTATTTTTATCCGGACTTGCCCAAAGCGTACCAAATTTCTCAATATGACCAGCCCATCGGCCAAAACGGCTGGCTGGAGATTGAGGTGAATGGCCACAAGAAACGGATCGGCATCAAACGTTTGCACCTGGAAGAAGACGCCGGTAAGTTGACCCATGTTTCCGGTGAGAACTACTCCCTGGTAGACTATAACCGGGTGGGAACACCGCTGATTGAGATCGTCTCTGAACCGGATATCCGTTCCCCTGAGGAAGGTTATGCCTATCTGGAGAAATTGAAGGCCATTCTGCAATATACTGAAGTCTCCGATTGTAAAATGGAGCAGGGCTCTCTGCGCTGTGATGCCAACATTTCCATCCGCCCAGTCGGACAAAAGGAATTTGGCATCCGCACCGAGCTGAAAAACATGAACACCTTCCGCGGGGTGCAAAAAGCGTTGGAATATGAAGCACGCCGCCAGGAAGAAGTGATTCGCGCCGGGGGCCAGGTGGAACAGGAGACCCGCCGCTGGAATGAAGCCACAGGTGAAACGGTTAAAATGCGCGGCAAAGAAGAAGCCCATGACTACCGCTACTTCCCAGAGCCTGACCTGGTAAAGGTGGAGATCACCCAGGAGCTCCTGGATGAAGTGAAGGCCACCATCCCGGAATTACCCGACGCCAGGAAAGCACGCTATATGGAACAATACGGCTTGTCTGACTACGATGCGGGTGTCTTGACTGCTCAAAAATCTCTGGCTGATTTCTTTGAAAAAGCCACTAAGTATTGTGAGGATCCCAAACTGGTGGCCAACTGGATGATGGGGGATGTGCTGGGCTATTTGAACGCCCAGCACAAAGAACTGGATGAAACGGCCCTCAAGCCTGAACAGTTGGGCAAAATGATTGCCTTGATTGAAAAAGGCACCATCAGCAGCAAAATTGCCAAGCAGGTCTTTGCCGAACTGGTGGAAAAGGGCGGCGACCCGGAAACGATCGTGAAAGAGAAAGGGCTGGTTCAAATCTCCGATGAAGGAGAGCTGGCCAAGATTGTCAATGCGGTCATTGACAACAACCCGCAATCTGTTACGGATTTCAAAAACGGCAAGGACCGGGCCATCGGCTTTTTGGTGGGCCAAGTGATGAAAGAAACCAAAGGTAAAGCCAATCCGCAACTGGTCAACAAATTGTTGCGTGAGGAAATTGCCAAACGGTAA
- the gatA gene encoding Asp-tRNA(Asn)/Glu-tRNA(Gln) amidotransferase subunit GatA: MSVFDLRIREIHQQLRNKQLSVSELVDASLQRIKEVDGQLNAFITLDEEGALDRARQLDNLAGEDETGLLFGLPMGIKDNMSTKGVKTTCASKILANFVPVYNATVVDKLNEAQAVMVGKLNMDEFAMGSSNENSAFAPVRNPWNTDYVPGGSSGGSAASVAAGEVYFALGSDTGGSIRQPAAFCGVVGLKPTYGLVSRFGLVAFASSLDQIGPVTKNVEDAAYVLQVIAGYDKHDSTSAKVDVPDYVSALTDDVSGLKIAVPKEYMGEGIDPEVREKVLEALNVLESLGATWEEVSLPHSDYVIPAYYIIASSEASSNLARYDGVRYGVRADQAENLLDMYKETRSQGFGAEVKRRIMLGTYSLSSGYYDAYYKKAQQVRTLIKQDFEQLFETYDVIVGPTTPTTAWKIGEKVDDPLTMYVEDILTCPVNLAGVPAISVPCGFDSKGLPVGLQIIGKAFAESTILRVAHAYEQHTEHHQARPQL; encoded by the coding sequence ATGTCAGTTTTTGACCTGCGTATTCGAGAGATACATCAACAACTACGCAACAAGCAACTGAGTGTCAGTGAGCTTGTCGATGCTTCACTGCAAAGGATCAAGGAAGTGGATGGACAGCTCAATGCATTCATTACCCTTGACGAAGAAGGTGCCCTAGACAGAGCAAGGCAGTTGGACAACCTGGCCGGTGAAGATGAAACCGGTCTCTTATTTGGCTTGCCCATGGGGATTAAGGATAATATGTCCACCAAGGGTGTCAAAACCACCTGTGCCAGCAAAATCCTGGCTAATTTTGTCCCGGTGTACAATGCCACTGTGGTGGACAAGCTGAATGAGGCCCAAGCTGTCATGGTGGGCAAACTCAACATGGATGAGTTTGCCATGGGTTCATCAAATGAAAACTCAGCATTCGCACCTGTACGCAACCCGTGGAATACCGACTATGTCCCCGGCGGCTCCAGCGGCGGTTCAGCGGCCAGTGTGGCGGCGGGTGAAGTCTATTTTGCCCTCGGCTCTGATACAGGGGGATCCATTCGCCAGCCAGCTGCTTTTTGCGGGGTTGTTGGCCTTAAGCCAACTTATGGATTGGTCTCCCGTTTTGGTTTGGTCGCCTTTGCTTCGTCGTTGGATCAAATCGGGCCGGTCACCAAAAATGTAGAAGATGCGGCTTATGTGCTGCAAGTGATTGCCGGCTATGACAAACATGACTCTACCTCGGCCAAGGTGGATGTGCCTGACTATGTATCTGCATTAACAGATGATGTGTCCGGTCTGAAAATAGCTGTGCCCAAAGAGTATATGGGAGAAGGCATCGATCCTGAGGTTCGGGAAAAAGTGTTGGAGGCACTTAATGTGTTGGAAAGCCTGGGTGCCACTTGGGAGGAAGTTTCCCTGCCACATTCCGATTATGTCATTCCGGCTTACTATATTATCGCTTCCTCTGAAGCCTCATCCAACTTAGCCCGCTATGATGGCGTGCGCTATGGCGTAAGGGCTGACCAGGCGGAGAATTTGCTCGATATGTACAAAGAAACCCGCAGCCAAGGTTTTGGCGCCGAAGTGAAACGGCGCATTATGTTGGGTACATATTCGTTAAGCTCGGGATATTATGACGCCTATTATAAGAAAGCACAGCAGGTGCGCACCTTAATTAAGCAAGACTTTGAGCAGCTGTTTGAGACATATGATGTCATTGTCGGTCCAACAACACCGACTACAGCGTGGAAAATCGGGGAGAAAGTGGATGATCCGCTGACCATGTATGTAGAAGACATTCTCACTTGCCCCGTTAATCTGGCCGGCGTGCCAGCGATCAGCGTACCGTGCGGATTTGACAGCAAGGGCTTGCCCGTTGGCTTGCAGATTATTGGCAAAGCCTTTGCTGAATCCACCATTTTGCGTGTCGCTCATGCTTATGAACAACATACCGAACATCATCAAGCACGTCCACAACTGTAA
- the gatC gene encoding Asp-tRNA(Asn)/Glu-tRNA(Gln) amidotransferase subunit GatC, with translation MSTISKQEVEHVARLARLNLTEEEKEQFTKQLDSILNFAQKLNELDTDNVEPTSHVLPLVNVMRDDVPHESLPVEEALKNTAEHQDGQVKVPSVLEE, from the coding sequence ATGAGTACGATTAGCAAACAGGAAGTGGAGCATGTAGCCCGTTTAGCCCGATTAAACTTAACGGAAGAAGAGAAAGAACAGTTTACCAAACAGCTGGACAGCATCCTTAATTTTGCTCAAAAGTTAAATGAACTGGACACGGACAATGTGGAACCTACCAGTCATGTCTTACCGCTCGTCAATGTCATGAGAGACGATGTGCCCCATGAATCATTGCCAGTTGAAGAAGCGTTAAAAAACACGGCTGAGCACCAAGATGGCCAGGTAAAAGTGCCAAGCGTCCTGGAAGAATAG
- the pruA gene encoding L-glutamate gamma-semialdehyde dehydrogenase, with the protein MVIEFKPEPFTNFKDEQNETDFQQALDKVEEELGQTYPLIIKGKKITTEEKIVSINPSRTDQVVGVVSKADQTLAEQAIQAAAETFAEWRRVPAEARARILFKTAAILRRRKHEFSAWLVKEAGKSWVEADADTAEAIDFLEYYGRQMIRLSEPQMLTGLPEEDNEVFYIPMGVGIIIPPWNFPLAIMCGMTASSIVCGNTVVLKPASATPVIAYKFYEVLKEAGLPDGVVNYLPGSGGEVGDFLVEHPQTRFISFTGSKDVGLRINELAAKRSPEQRWIKRVVAEMGGKNSIIVDKEADLDIAVTNIVNSAFGFCGQKCSAGSRAIVLEEVYDEVLNLVVEKTKHLKVDDVSDPQVFTGPVIDESAMNKILAYIEIGKQEGRLVLGGNKGPDYGYYIEPTIFADVDPKARIAQEEIFGPVLAFIKAKDFDQALAIANDTEYGLTGGVFSRNRFNLEKAREEFHVGNLYFNRKCTGAIVGVHPFGGFDMSGTNAKTGDPDYLLNFLLKKAVSEVM; encoded by the coding sequence ATGGTCATTGAGTTTAAACCCGAGCCCTTTACCAACTTTAAGGATGAGCAGAACGAAACGGATTTTCAGCAGGCGCTGGATAAAGTTGAAGAAGAATTGGGCCAAACCTATCCTCTGATAATCAAAGGTAAAAAAATCACCACGGAAGAGAAGATTGTTTCCATTAACCCCTCCCGTACTGATCAGGTCGTAGGGGTTGTTTCCAAAGCAGACCAAACTTTGGCTGAACAAGCGATCCAGGCTGCTGCAGAAACATTTGCAGAGTGGAGGCGTGTTCCGGCCGAAGCGCGGGCACGGATTCTGTTTAAAACAGCAGCCATTCTGCGCAGGCGTAAACACGAGTTCTCTGCCTGGCTGGTGAAAGAAGCCGGAAAGAGCTGGGTGGAAGCTGATGCTGACACAGCCGAGGCAATCGACTTCTTGGAATATTATGGCCGGCAGATGATTCGCTTGTCTGAGCCACAGATGCTAACAGGTCTGCCGGAAGAAGATAATGAAGTCTTTTACATTCCGATGGGGGTAGGTATTATCATTCCACCGTGGAACTTTCCCCTGGCCATTATGTGCGGTATGACCGCTTCCTCCATTGTGTGCGGCAACACAGTTGTACTGAAGCCTGCCAGTGCTACCCCGGTCATTGCCTATAAATTCTATGAAGTGCTTAAGGAAGCAGGCTTGCCTGATGGGGTCGTCAACTACCTGCCGGGCAGCGGGGGAGAAGTGGGTGACTTCTTGGTTGAACATCCCCAGACCAGGTTTATCAGCTTTACGGGTTCAAAGGATGTGGGTTTGCGCATTAATGAACTGGCGGCCAAGCGTTCACCTGAACAACGCTGGATCAAGCGGGTGGTGGCCGAGATGGGCGGCAAGAACAGCATTATTGTTGACAAGGAAGCCGATTTGGACATAGCTGTCACTAACATTGTTAACTCAGCTTTCGGCTTCTGCGGGCAGAAGTGTTCAGCCGGGTCCCGGGCCATCGTTTTGGAGGAAGTGTATGACGAAGTGCTTAATCTGGTTGTTGAAAAAACGAAGCACCTGAAAGTGGACGATGTCAGCGATCCCCAAGTTTTTACCGGTCCGGTGATTGATGAGTCGGCCATGAATAAAATATTGGCATACATTGAGATTGGCAAACAAGAAGGACGGTTGGTTTTGGGTGGGAACAAAGGCCCTGATTATGGTTATTACATTGAGCCTACCATATTTGCCGACGTGGATCCCAAAGCGCGGATCGCTCAAGAAGAAATCTTTGGTCCGGTTTTGGCCTTCATTAAAGCTAAGGACTTTGACCAAGCCCTGGCTATTGCCAATGATACAGAGTATGGCTTAACCGGAGGAGTCTTCTCCCGCAACCGCTTTAACTTGGAGAAAGCCCGGGAAGAGTTTCATGTGGGCAATTTGTACTTTAACCGTAAATGTACCGGAGCCATTGTGGGTGTGCATCCCTTCGGCGGTTTCGACATGTCCGGCACCAATGCCAAGACCGGTGATCCAGATTACCTGTTAAATTTCCTGCTTAAGAAGGCCGTTTCGGAGGTTATGTAA
- a CDS encoding CamS family sex pheromone protein, which yields MLRLKELLGIGFIALLVAGLSGCLPNQEQEEIVEPDDPAEQVQRVTPTVQITETHYAGLSPLQESPTRHLINERLRGYRLDQDRLELGLLEIAQEYFPPDNYLFVGGQLISRAEGAEWLKEATESPESLNPAEAPSHVLQHILEHNYLALNGQDLQGVVIGLSLVSSYEVEREDGTKQTLYYTADQLRNYGFAMADELAQRLRAKVQDVPIVIALYQLEESQAYRPGNFLSVGYVEPHAQEVSEWRTINEVYLLFPSPELSRLNSQLSSDYNSFVQRIQDFFPRYVGVVGTGRFVNEELVELNLEVTTEFASIAEVIQLTQYLGSEAMETFPENIYLNIYVGSVNDQKALFTRSPGSEPFIHVNR from the coding sequence GTGTTAAGGTTAAAGGAACTATTAGGAATCGGGTTTATTGCCTTGCTAGTTGCTGGTCTAAGCGGCTGTTTGCCAAACCAGGAGCAGGAAGAGATCGTCGAACCGGATGATCCTGCTGAACAGGTGCAGCGGGTGACTCCCACTGTTCAAATTACCGAGACCCATTATGCTGGGCTGTCTCCTTTACAAGAAAGCCCGACACGACATTTGATTAATGAACGGCTGCGGGGCTACCGGTTGGATCAGGACCGTCTGGAGCTTGGACTGCTTGAAATTGCCCAAGAATATTTCCCCCCTGATAACTATTTGTTTGTGGGAGGGCAATTGATCTCTCGCGCGGAAGGAGCGGAGTGGCTAAAGGAAGCAACAGAAAGTCCTGAGAGTCTTAACCCTGCTGAAGCCCCTAGTCATGTTTTGCAGCATATTTTGGAGCACAACTATTTAGCACTGAACGGTCAAGACCTGCAAGGTGTCGTCATTGGTTTATCGTTGGTCTCCAGTTATGAAGTCGAAAGGGAGGATGGAACGAAACAAACATTATATTACACTGCCGATCAATTGCGCAATTATGGTTTTGCAATGGCGGATGAACTAGCACAGCGCTTGCGGGCTAAAGTGCAAGATGTGCCCATTGTCATTGCTTTGTATCAGTTGGAGGAAAGTCAGGCCTACCGACCAGGCAATTTTTTATCTGTGGGTTATGTAGAGCCTCATGCGCAAGAAGTATCTGAGTGGCGGACCATTAACGAAGTTTATCTGCTGTTCCCGTCTCCCGAGTTGAGTCGCTTGAACAGCCAGTTATCCAGCGATTATAACTCCTTTGTCCAGCGTATTCAGGATTTCTTTCCCCGCTATGTGGGTGTGGTGGGGACCGGGCGGTTTGTTAATGAGGAGCTGGTTGAGCTCAACCTGGAGGTCACCACCGAGTTTGCCAGTATTGCGGAAGTCATCCAGCTGACTCAGTATTTAGGCTCAGAAGCCATGGAGACCTTCCCGGAGAACATATATTTAAACATTTATGTGGGCAGCGTCAATGATCAAAAAGCCCTGTTTACCCGCTCACCTGGAAGTGAACCGTTTATCCATGTGAACCGTTAA
- a CDS encoding MDR family MFS transporter, translated as MEQERSSQEREQAEQATGTTPKRKRHLVLISIIFAMFMVAINALIVATAMPSIVGDLGGFSLFTWVFSSYLLIQAVTVPIYGKLADLFGRKPVFTFGIIVFMIGSLLCGFAHSMLALIIYRFIQGFGAGAVQPIATTIVGDMYTLKERAKIQGYLASVWGISSILGPLLGGVFVQYVDWSWVFWINIPLGVIALTGVVFFFREEVKQKRHQIDYVGAMLLLISVSALMVVLIQGGVAWSWTSMPVIFLVAVFVCGLLAFVYHETRAPEPLMPLVIWKDRLLVMANTGALTTGVVLIGVSTFLPTYVQGVMEQSPTVAGLSLTVMSVGWPIASTLAGRLVLKMGFRLTAVLGGLALLIGSILFVLLDPGKGPVWAGAGSFFIGLGMGFTTTTFIISVQSHVSWKTRGVATSSNMFMRLLGGTIGAALLGGILNSRMIRYLETEGASQVLPEGDIDFTNVLLDPETMASMSPESIDVLQSGLTIALNDVYWGVSLFALASLVLVFYLPNRVKEETNEEGEQ; from the coding sequence ATGGAGCAAGAACGTTCGTCCCAGGAGAGGGAACAAGCGGAGCAAGCAACAGGTACCACACCGAAAAGGAAACGGCATTTGGTGCTGATTTCCATTATTTTTGCCATGTTTATGGTCGCCATCAACGCCTTGATTGTGGCCACAGCGATGCCTAGTATTGTAGGGGATCTGGGCGGCTTCTCATTGTTTACATGGGTATTTTCGTCTTATTTGTTGATTCAAGCCGTCACTGTTCCTATTTACGGCAAGTTGGCCGATTTATTTGGACGTAAACCAGTTTTTACTTTTGGTATTATCGTGTTTATGATTGGCTCCCTGCTATGCGGTTTTGCCCATTCTATGCTGGCACTGATTATCTATCGCTTTATACAGGGGTTTGGGGCAGGAGCTGTTCAGCCTATTGCCACCACGATTGTCGGGGATATGTATACTTTGAAGGAGAGGGCCAAAATTCAGGGTTATCTGGCCAGTGTATGGGGAATTTCCTCTATATTGGGCCCCTTATTGGGTGGTGTTTTTGTCCAGTATGTTGACTGGTCCTGGGTATTTTGGATCAACATTCCATTAGGGGTTATCGCTTTGACGGGTGTGGTGTTCTTTTTTCGGGAGGAAGTTAAACAGAAAAGACATCAGATTGATTATGTGGGGGCCATGCTGCTATTGATTTCAGTGTCGGCCCTGATGGTTGTGTTGATTCAGGGCGGCGTTGCCTGGTCTTGGACTTCTATGCCAGTGATATTCTTAGTAGCCGTATTTGTCTGTGGATTACTTGCTTTTGTCTATCATGAGACACGTGCTCCGGAGCCTTTAATGCCCTTGGTGATCTGGAAAGACCGTTTGCTAGTGATGGCCAATACCGGAGCATTAACCACTGGGGTTGTATTAATAGGTGTTTCTACATTTTTACCGACCTATGTACAGGGTGTGATGGAACAATCCCCCACAGTGGCAGGTCTAAGTTTGACTGTGATGTCCGTTGGCTGGCCCATTGCCTCTACCTTGGCCGGACGTCTGGTGCTTAAAATGGGGTTCCGCCTCACAGCTGTGCTGGGTGGTTTGGCGCTGTTGATTGGATCCATTCTGTTTGTTTTGCTCGATCCGGGAAAAGGTCCGGTCTGGGCTGGGGCGGGGTCCTTTTTCATTGGTTTGGGCATGGGCTTCACTACAACCACGTTTATTATCTCTGTACAAAGCCATGTCAGCTGGAAAACGCGCGGGGTGGCCACTTCCTCCAATATGTTTATGAGGCTGTTGGGAGGAACCATCGGTGCTGCACTTTTGGGGGGCATTCTCAACAGCCGGATGATTCGCTATCTGGAGACAGAAGGGGCATCCCAGGTGCTGCCGGAGGGGGATATCGATTTTACCAATGTGCTGCTGGATCCAGAAACGATGGCGTCTATGTCCCCTGAGTCGATAGACGTTTTGCAATCAGGCTTAACTATAGCGCTAAATGATGTATACTGGGGTGTGTCTCTTTTTGCTCTGGCCAGTTTAGTGCTTGTTTTTTATCTGCCCAATCGGGTCAAAGAGGAAACGAATGAGGAAGGAGAACAGTGA
- a CDS encoding sodium-dependent transporter, giving the protein MVNNREHWATRWGFILAAAGSAVGLGNIWRFSYAAGENGGAAFLIIYVLCVILIGFPVMMSEFMIGRRGQSDAVGSFQKLAPGKPWFIAGGLGVAAAFIILSFYGVIGGWTLKYLISYLTGGLWSTPAGDDGYAGFFVDFITSSVEPIIWQAIFMAITIGIVVFGVKRGIEKANNILMPALAVLIVLLAIYSLTLGGAREGLAFLFSPDWSAFTNPQVYLAAMGQAFFSLSLGMGAMITYSSYLEQHHRLPGAAGTIIGFDTLFAIFAGIMIFPAVFAFGGEPNAGPGLVFITLPDIFESIGGFGIIVGILFFFLLAAAALSSAMSLLEVAVAYFIRRLSMDRRTTTLLIGTIIFLLGIPSSLGMGVLSDVTPLAERDILDSLDYIASNIMLPLGGLIIALFVGWAWSRKEIFKESDLGDTPLANAFLWILRIPVPIFIAIVFIWMVSQL; this is encoded by the coding sequence ATGGTAAACAATCGTGAACATTGGGCGACACGATGGGGGTTTATCCTGGCGGCAGCAGGATCAGCCGTCGGCTTAGGTAACATTTGGCGGTTCTCATATGCAGCAGGAGAAAATGGCGGTGCCGCTTTTTTGATCATTTATGTTTTATGTGTTATTTTAATCGGTTTCCCTGTGATGATGTCCGAATTCATGATTGGACGGCGGGGACAGAGCGATGCCGTCGGCTCTTTTCAAAAGTTGGCCCCTGGTAAACCCTGGTTTATTGCAGGTGGATTAGGTGTTGCTGCAGCATTTATCATTTTATCCTTCTACGGTGTCATTGGCGGCTGGACACTCAAATACCTCATTTCCTACTTAACAGGTGGACTGTGGAGTACACCGGCAGGTGATGATGGTTACGCCGGCTTCTTTGTTGACTTTATTACCAGCTCTGTCGAACCCATTATCTGGCAAGCTATCTTTATGGCGATCACTATTGGCATTGTCGTGTTTGGTGTTAAGAGAGGGATTGAAAAAGCCAATAACATCCTCATGCCAGCATTGGCAGTTCTCATTGTTTTGCTGGCTATCTACAGTTTGACGCTCGGGGGTGCCCGGGAAGGATTGGCGTTTCTGTTCAGCCCGGACTGGAGTGCGTTTACTAACCCACAGGTCTATTTGGCTGCCATGGGGCAAGCTTTCTTCTCCTTAAGCCTGGGCATGGGAGCCATGATAACCTACAGCAGTTATCTGGAGCAGCATCACAGACTGCCCGGTGCGGCAGGAACAATCATTGGATTTGATACCTTGTTTGCCATCTTTGCAGGTATTATGATTTTCCCCGCAGTATTTGCCTTTGGTGGAGAGCCCAACGCAGGCCCAGGGCTGGTCTTTATCACCTTGCCTGATATTTTTGAAAGCATTGGCGGCTTTGGCATCATTGTCGGTATTTTGTTCTTCTTCCTGTTAGCAGCAGCGGCTTTGTCCTCAGCGATGTCACTTCTGGAAGTTGCGGTAGCTTATTTTATCCGCAGGTTGTCCATGGACCGCCGTACAACCACATTGTTGATTGGCACAATCATCTTCTTACTGGGTATTCCTTCTTCTTTGGGAATGGGAGTCCTTTCTGACGTGACACCGTTGGCTGAACGGGATATTTTGGATTCTCTCGACTATATTGCTAGTAATATTATGTTGCCTTTGGGTGGTTTAATTATTGCCCTGTTTGTGGGCTGGGCTTGGAGCCGGAAAGAGATTTTCAAAGAATCTGATCTAGGTGACACACCTCTGGCCAATGCCTTCTTGTGGATCTTGCGCATTCCGGTTCCCATTTTCATCGCCATTGTCTTTATCTGGATGGTTTCTCAACTGTAA
- a CDS encoding sodium-dependent transporter: protein MGQPREQWASRWGFMLAAVGSAVGLGNIWRFSYVAGENGGAAFLLIYVLCVLLIGFPVMMAEFMLGRRAQSDAVESFTKLAPGKPWFIGGGIGVAAAFIILTFYGVIAGWSLKYFVAYLTGGLWDTPAVEDGFAGYFVNFITDPVEPIIWQAIFMAITIGIVILGIKQGIEKANKFLMPTLAILVVLLAAYSLTLGGAREGLAFLFAPDWSALTEPSVYLAAMGQAFFSLSLGMGVMITYSSYLAEQHKLPSAAGTIIGFDTLFAVIAGVMIFPAVFAFGGEADAGPGLVFITLPGIFESIGGFGIIVGLLFFFLFTAAALSSAISLLEAPVAYVIRKFNLNRKVTALIVGVLVFVGGIPSSLGIGVLSGVTPLADRDILDSLDYISGNIMLPLAGLITALFVGWAWSRSEILKQSDLGDSGLGQAFLWILRIPVPIFIAIVFIWMASQL from the coding sequence ATGGGACAACCTCGTGAACAATGGGCATCACGCTGGGGATTTATGTTGGCAGCCGTGGGATCTGCAGTTGGTCTCGGTAACATCTGGCGCTTTTCTTATGTTGCTGGGGAAAACGGTGGAGCAGCGTTTTTGCTTATTTACGTTTTGTGTGTGCTTCTGATTGGCTTTCCGGTCATGATGGCTGAATTTATGTTGGGGCGCCGCGCGCAAAGTGATGCGGTTGAGTCCTTTACTAAACTGGCACCCGGAAAGCCCTGGTTCATCGGGGGTGGGATCGGTGTGGCCGCCGCATTTATTATCTTGACATTTTATGGTGTCATTGCCGGCTGGTCCTTAAAATATTTTGTGGCTTATCTAACCGGTGGATTGTGGGACACTCCTGCAGTCGAAGACGGTTTTGCCGGCTATTTTGTCAACTTTATTACCGACCCAGTTGAGCCGATTATTTGGCAAGCAATCTTTATGGCCATTACCATCGGGATTGTTATTTTGGGTATTAAACAGGGCATTGAAAAAGCCAACAAATTTCTCATGCCAACATTGGCCATTTTGGTTGTGTTGCTGGCTGCTTACAGCTTGACACTGGGAGGGGCCCGGGAAGGGTTAGCGTTTTTGTTTGCTCCGGATTGGAGTGCCTTGACAGAGCCCAGTGTTTATTTGGCGGCTATGGGACAAGCCTTTTTCTCCCTCAGCCTGGGAATGGGTGTGATGATTACGTACAGCAGTTATTTGGCTGAGCAGCATAAATTGCCGAGTGCGGCTGGTACCATTATCGGTTTTGACACGTTGTTTGCTGTCATTGCCGGTGTGATGATCTTTCCTGCTGTATTTGCCTTCGGGGGGGAAGCGGATGCCGGACCCGGTCTGGTGTTTATTACCTTGCCTGGTATCTTTGAAAGCATCGGCGGATTCGGCATTATTGTCGGCCTGTTGTTCTTCTTCTTGTTTACGGCAGCGGCGCTATCTTCGGCCATTTCCTTGCTTGAGGCTCCTGTGGCCTATGTGATACGCAAGTTTAACCTGAACCGTAAAGTGACCGCCTTAATCGTTGGTGTTCTCGTCTTCGTAGGAGGTATCCCTTCCTCACTTGGCATTGGGGTGTTATCAGGTGTCACACCACTGGCTGATCGGGATATTTTGGACTCGCTTGATTACATCTCTGGTAACATTATGTTGCCATTGGCAGGTCTGATTACGGCCCTGTTTGTCGGCTGGGCTTGGAGCCGGTCCGAGATTTTAAAGCAATCCGACTTGGGTGATAGTGGCTTAGGTCAGGCATTCTTATGGATCTTACGCATTCCGGTTCCCATCTTCATTGCCATAGTTTTCATCTGGATGGCCTCACAACTGTAA